Part of the Fundidesulfovibrio terrae genome is shown below.
AGTTCACGGGGAGCCGGGAGCGGCGGGAACTATAGCAGAGTTTGCGCGGAACGAGGACTCGGAGGCGAATCAGGAAAGAGGCAGGAGCAGCTTTTCGGCCAGGGCCTGGCCCTGCTCGCCGCCGCCAGCCATGCGGGAGAGTTCGCCGCGCAGGGCCTCGCCTTCGAGGCTTCCCACCGTGGTCTCGGTCTGGTGGTCGCTCACGTGCTTGGCCACCAGGAAGTGGCGTCCGGCCAGGGCGGCCAGCTGGGGCCAGTGGGTGATGAGGAGCATCTGGCGCTCGGCGGCCAGGGCCTTCAGGCGCTCGCCCACCCGCGTGAGCGTCAGCCCGCCGATGCCGGCGTCGACCTCGTCGAAGATGAGCGTGGCCTGGTCGTTCTCCGAGCGCAGGCTGGTGAGGGCCAGGAGGAACCGCGACAGTTCGCCGCCCGAGGCGATGCGGTCCAGGGCGCGGGGCGGCTGGCCCGGGTTGGGCGCGAACATGAGCCTGGCCGCGTGCTCCACCAGGGCCGGGGAGGACTCGTCCGCCGCGAACAGATCGGAGGCGACGAACTCGAAGATCACCTTCACATGCTCCGAGAACCCCAGCCCCCGAAGCTCGCCCTCGATGCGACCGGCCAGTTCCCCGGCGGCCTCGCGCCGGGCCTCGTCCAGGCGCGCGAGCGCCTCGGCCAGCCTTCCGCGCAGGTCCGCGCGACGGCGCTCCAGGCGCTTGAAGTCCAGGCCCGCGTTGTCCAGGAAGTTCAGGTTGTCCTCGATCTCGCGGCCCAGGGCCAGCACCTCGGGCATGGAAAGCTTGAGCTTGCGCTTGAGCTGGGCCAGCTCCCACAATCGGGACTCCACGGCCTCGGGGTCGTCCTCCAGGCCGGGCACCCCGGCGCGCAGCCGTCCGGCCAGGTCGGACAGGGCGTGGCGCGCCTCGCGCACGGTTTCCAGATCGGGGGCGTAGGCGTCGCTCACCTGCCCCAGGGCGGAGAGCTCGCGTTCCAGCCGCGCAAGCCCGGCCGGAAGCCCGTCGTCGCCGTAGAGCATGTCCAGGGCGGCGTCGGATGCCTCGCGGGCCTTGCGGGCGTGGCGCAGAGCCTGCTGGCGCGTAAGCAGCTCCTCCTCCTCGCCCTCGCGCGGGGCCACCTTGTCGATCTCGGCCCGCTTCATCTCCAGCACCTCGCGGCGCTCCTCCAGGTGGGCCAGGCGCTCGTGCAGGGCCAGCACCTCGCGCTCCAGGCCGGAAAGTTCCCCCGCGAGGGAGCGGCGGGCCTCGAGGAGCGCGGGATCGGGCAGGAAGTGGTCCAGAAGCCGGGCCTGGAAGGCCGGGGAGAGAAGCTTCTGCTGGCCGTTCTGGCTGGCGTGCAGGAGAAGCCTCGGCTTGAGCTCGCGCACGGCCTCCTGGGTGGCCAGCTGGTCGTTGATGTACAGGCGCGCGCGTCCGGTCTGGGCGGAAAGCTCGCGGCGCAGGATCAGGTCCTGGCCGTCCAGGACGAACAGGGCCTCCACTTGGGCCTTTTCCGCGCCGGGCCGGACCATGTCCGGGCTCAGACGCTCGCCAGTCAAGAACTCCAGGGCCTTGAGGACGAAGGTCTTCCCCGCGCCGGTTTCGCCGGTGAGCACGTTCAGCCCCGGTCCGAATTCGAGTTCGACGTCGGCGATGAGGGCCAGGTTCTTGATGCGTAAAAGTTCGATCACGGCAAAAGACCCTTACTGCCGAAGCCTGGGGTCCAGCAAGTCCCGCAAGGACTCCCCGAGCAGGTTGTACCCCAGCACCGTGAGCAGGATGGCCACGCCCGGAAAGATCGAGAGCCAGGGCGCGATCTCCAGCACCTCCTTGCCTTCCAAGAGCATGTTGCCCCACGAGGGCGTGGGCGGCTGCACGCCGAGGCCAAGAAAGGACAGCGAGGATTCGGTCAGGATGGCCCCGGCCACCCCGAGCGTGGCCGACACCAGCACCGGCGCGGCGGCGTTGGGCAGGATGTGGCGCGCGAGGATGCGCGCGCTGCCCGCTCCGGCAAGCCTGGCCGCGCGCACGAAATCGCGGTGCTTGAGGGTCAGGGCCTCGGCACGCACCAGGCGCGCCACCCCCATCCAGGAGGTCAGGCCTATTATGATCATGATATTGGTCAACGACGGCTCCAGAAAGGCGATCACGGCCAGGATCAGGAAGAACGACGGGAAGCAGAGCATCACGTCCACGCCGCGCATGATGACCTCGTCGGCCAGGCCGCCGAAGTAGCCCGCGATCAGCCCGAAGAAGAGGCCCACGGCAACCGACAGGCCCACGGCCAGGAAGCCCACCCACAAGGACACCCGCCCGCCGTAGAGCATGCGTGAGAAGATGTCCCGGCCCAGGGCGTCGGTGCCCAGGGGATGTGAGGCGCTGGGGGCCTGGAGCACGCGGGAGACGTCCAGGGCGTTGGGGTCGTGGGGGGCGATGAGCGGGGCCAGGATGGCCGCCAGTGAGATCGATCCCACCAGCAGGAGCCCGGCCACGAACATGGGGTGCGCCGCGGCGCGCCGGGCAAGCGAGCTAGCCACGTCCGCCTCCGGAGCGTATGCGCGGGTCCGCGAAGGCGTATCCCACGTCGGCCAGCATGTTTCCGGCCAGGGTCAGCACCGCGCCCAGCACCAGGTTGGCCATGATGAGCGGATAGTCGCGGCTCATGACCGCCTGGTAGAAAAGCTGCCCCAGGCCGGGCAGGGAGAATATCTGCTCGATGATCACCGATCCCCCGATGAGCCCGGGAATGGACAGGCCAAGCAGCGTGATCACCGGCAGGAGGGCGTTCCGCAGGGCGTGGCGGTAGATGACGGCGCTCTCGGGCAGGCCCTTGGCCCGGGCGGTGAGGATGTAGTCCTGCCGGAGCACCTCGAGCATGGCCGAGCGCATGTAGCGGCTCATGCCGGCCAGCCCGCCGAACACGTAGATGAACATGGGCATGGCCAGGTGGGCGCAGACGTCCTGGATTTGCCGCCACCAGGGCATCTGGGCGTGGTCCAGGGAAGTGAGTCCGGAGATGGGCAGCACGGGCCAGGCAATGCCGAGGCCCAGCATGAGGAGCAGGGCCAGCCAGAACCCGGGCATGGCGAAGCCGAAAAAGACGAAGACCGTGGAGGCGCGGTCGAAGAGCCCGTTCTGGCGGGCGGCTGCGCTGACGCCGATGGGGATGGACAGCGACAGGGTGAGGATGAGCGCGGCCATGTTCATGCCGAAGGTGAGGGGCAGGCGCTCCTTGATCTTGTCCCAGACGGGGCGGCGGTCGCCGGTCAGGGCGTTGCCGAAGTCGAACTTGGCGAGGCGGCCGAGCCACAGCCAATACTGCACGTGCACGGGCTGGTCCAGGCCGTAGAGCTTTTCCAGGCGGGCCACGGCCTCGGGCGTGATGAGGGGGTTCAAGTCGGTCTGGAGGTCGGTGGGCTTGCCGGGGGCCAGATGAATGACCCAGAAGCTCACCAGGGTGATGCCGAGAAACACCACTGCGAGCCAGAGCGATTTGATGAGCAGGCGCTTAGCGAGAGCGAGCACGTTTTGTGGGCCTCCGGACGAGCTTCGTGTAACAGGGGGGGCGGCCGGCAGGGAAGGGGGGAGAAGAAATTTTCACGAAACGAAAAAAAGTGATTGACGAGAGGGCCCCTCTCGGGCAAAAGCTGTCTTCCCGAGCGGGGCTGTAGCTCAGTTGGGAGAGCGCTTGAATGGCATTCAAGAGGTCGTCGGTTCGATTCCGTCCAGCTCCACCACCGCACGGAACAAGGGCCGCCTGAAAAGGCGGCCCTTTTTTCATTTGTTGTCCAGGGAACTGGGCAAGCCCTTCGAATTTTCACTGAGCCAGCATCCGCCAACAAAAGATGTTGGCCCCCCCAGGCTGAGCTGACCCAGCGAAGCACAATCACCCCTGTTTGAGCAATCGAAGAGAAGGCATCTTGAGAGAATTCAAGTTATTGTCTTTTCGTGCGTCTTGTCGCTTGGGTATTAAAAGATTCTTCGGAAGATCTCTTGATGAAAAAAACAAGGGGATGCGAATGCTTGGCCTGTTTGCTTATTCTGCTTCGTCGGTTTGGACTTTTGGACATTTTCGGTGCATACCATGGAGCAAAAGGGAGAGATGAGGAGTAACGAAGCCCTTTAAAAGGAGGGGTGAAATATGAGTTATTTTATGAATGCGATGCGTTGCGTTGCGATCATTCTCGGCATGGCCAGTGCTTTAGCGTTCTCGGGGTGCGCGACGAGCGAGAACAAGAGCACCAGGATCGGCGAAATGTCCAAGTTTGACATAGCCACGGCGTCGCCGGACGAGATCGCGGAGGCCCTTGAGAAGGATGGCAAGGTCGTGATCAGCGGAGGAGTCCTGTTCGAAACAGACAGCGCCAAGCTGGCGCCGAGCACCGGGGATCTGGTCAGGCGGATTGCAAACGTGATGAAGAAGAATCCAAACCTCAAGATCTCCGTGGTCGGACACACTGACAGCACGGGCGACTACAACTACAATGTCAAGCTGTCGGAGCGGCGGGCCAAGGCTTTTGTCGCCGCCCTGATTCAGGATGGTGTGGCGGCCAACCGGCTCACCGGGGTGGGTGTCGGCCCGCAGAGCCCGGTTGCGACAAACGATACCGCCGAGGGGCGGGCACAGAATCGGCGTGTGGAACTCGTCGTGATCCGCTGACAATGGAGCCCGCTGGTTCGATTCCGTCCAGCCCGCCACCGCAAGGAAAAGGGGTCGCCTGAAAAGGCGACCCCTTGTTCATTTGGAATGTCCATGGGCTGGGCAGACATTTTAGGCTTTAGGGGTACGGGTGACCTGCCGGGATTCTTCGGATCAGTTAAACTTTGGGATGTCACTAAGTTACTGTGCTTTTTGCCGCATTGCTCCTGGGTTTTGTTGACATAGATCAAAGCAGTCGCAATTACTTGGAGGGTAAACGGCTGGTGCAAACTGATGGCAAGAAAGAGGCTGGGGGCTACACCCCGTACCCGACCATTCGCGAGAGCTTGTCCTGGAACCTGAGTAACCCACTTGAATTTCTACTGAACGTAAACTCCGCCGACCTTAAGGACGTTCCGTGCCAGAATCGACTTTTCTCCCTGCCGAGAGTGAATCCGCGCCCTTCCCGTCACGCCTGTTCGTGGAAGTCACTTCCAGATGCAACCTGCTCTGTCCGATGTGCGTCAAGCATTCCGGCGCCGGGAGCGTCAGCGAAGGCGACATGTCTTCCGAGATCTTCGGGGCGTTGGCGCCGGCGTTCCCGCATCTGCGGGCCCTAATCCTCAACGGCATCGGGGAGCCGCTCATGCACCCCCGGCTGGCTGAATTCATACGCTGCGCCAAGAAGTCCATGCCGTCGGAAGGTTGGATCGGATTCCAGACCAACGGCCATCTGCTGGACGAAGTTCGCGGGATCACGCTCATCGAGGCCGGCTTGGACAGGATATTCCTGTCCGTGGATTCGGCTACTCCGGACCTTTTCAAAAGTGTCCGGGGTGGCGGCAATCTGAGCCATGTGGAGAGGGCTCTGAGGGCGCTGTCAGGGGCTCAGGCGCAACGTCCGGAGTCGCGGCTTGAGATCGGGGCGGAGTTTGTGCTCATGCGCGACAACTTCCGCGAACTGCCGGACACGGCGGCTTGGCTTGCCGAAAGAGGGGTCACTCGTCTCGTCGTCTCCCATATCCTGCCCTATGGCGACATCATGGCCGACCAGCCGTTGTTTGGCGTCAACACCGAAACCTCGGTCCGTTTCTTTGAGAAGTGGGCCGCCCGGGCGCGGCAGGAAGGCATCGATCTCAGCCGGTATTTGAAAATACTGTGGAAATACAAAAAGAGCCCCGAGGAACGCCGGATAGTGGAGTTTGTCAACACAATGGCCACCTTGGCTGTCCGGGAGGACATTCCTTTCCATGTCGGCAACCTCATGTCCGGCGACGACCTGGACCAGGCCGAGGAGGTCTTCCGCAAGGCGGAAACCGTCGCCCGGGAAAGAGGCCTCTCCCTGGTCCTGCCGCCTCTCAGGCCGCTGAACGGCCGGGCCTGTCACGCCGTGGAGCAGGGAGGGGCTTTCGTTACCTGGGACGGGCGCGTCTCTCCCTGTCATTTCCTGTGGAGAGGATTCAATTGCTACTTCTATGGGCGGAAAAAGCAGGTTTTCCCGAGGTTCTTCGGCGAACTGCACCAGATGCCCTTGCTGGAAATATGGAACAGCCCGGCCTACAAGGAATTCAGGGCCAGCGTCCTGCGGCGCGGCTATCCTCATTGTCCCGGCTGCAACGTCTACCCGTGCAGCGAGGTCGAAACCACCGACTTCGAGTTTGACTGTTACGGCGAGACGATACCCTGCGGGGATTGC
Proteins encoded:
- a CDS encoding DNA repair protein RecN, producing MIELLRIKNLALIADVELEFGPGLNVLTGETGAGKTFVLKALEFLTGERLSPDMVRPGAEKAQVEALFVLDGQDLILRRELSAQTGRARLYINDQLATQEAVRELKPRLLLHASQNGQQKLLSPAFQARLLDHFLPDPALLEARRSLAGELSGLEREVLALHERLAHLEERREVLEMKRAEIDKVAPREGEEEELLTRQQALRHARKAREASDAALDMLYGDDGLPAGLARLERELSALGQVSDAYAPDLETVREARHALSDLAGRLRAGVPGLEDDPEAVESRLWELAQLKRKLKLSMPEVLALGREIEDNLNFLDNAGLDFKRLERRRADLRGRLAEALARLDEARREAAGELAGRIEGELRGLGFSEHVKVIFEFVASDLFAADESSPALVEHAARLMFAPNPGQPPRALDRIASGGELSRFLLALTSLRSENDQATLIFDEVDAGIGGLTLTRVGERLKALAAERQMLLITHWPQLAALAGRHFLVAKHVSDHQTETTVGSLEGEALRGELSRMAGGGEQGQALAEKLLLPLS
- a CDS encoding ABC transporter permease yields the protein MASSLARRAAAHPMFVAGLLLVGSISLAAILAPLIAPHDPNALDVSRVLQAPSASHPLGTDALGRDIFSRMLYGGRVSLWVGFLAVGLSVAVGLFFGLIAGYFGGLADEVIMRGVDVMLCFPSFFLILAVIAFLEPSLTNIMIIIGLTSWMGVARLVRAEALTLKHRDFVRAARLAGAGSARILARHILPNAAAPVLVSATLGVAGAILTESSLSFLGLGVQPPTPSWGNMLLEGKEVLEIAPWLSIFPGVAILLTVLGYNLLGESLRDLLDPRLRQ
- a CDS encoding ABC transporter permease; the protein is MLALAKRLLIKSLWLAVVFLGITLVSFWVIHLAPGKPTDLQTDLNPLITPEAVARLEKLYGLDQPVHVQYWLWLGRLAKFDFGNALTGDRRPVWDKIKERLPLTFGMNMAALILTLSLSIPIGVSAAARQNGLFDRASTVFVFFGFAMPGFWLALLLMLGLGIAWPVLPISGLTSLDHAQMPWWRQIQDVCAHLAMPMFIYVFGGLAGMSRYMRSAMLEVLRQDYILTARAKGLPESAVIYRHALRNALLPVITLLGLSIPGLIGGSVIIEQIFSLPGLGQLFYQAVMSRDYPLIMANLVLGAVLTLAGNMLADVGYAFADPRIRSGGGRG
- a CDS encoding OmpA family protein, giving the protein MSYFMNAMRCVAIILGMASALAFSGCATSENKSTRIGEMSKFDIATASPDEIAEALEKDGKVVISGGVLFETDSAKLAPSTGDLVRRIANVMKKNPNLKISVVGHTDSTGDYNYNVKLSERRAKAFVAALIQDGVAANRLTGVGVGPQSPVATNDTAEGRAQNRRVELVVIR
- a CDS encoding radical SAM/SPASM family putative metalloenzyme maturase: MPESTFLPAESESAPFPSRLFVEVTSRCNLLCPMCVKHSGAGSVSEGDMSSEIFGALAPAFPHLRALILNGIGEPLMHPRLAEFIRCAKKSMPSEGWIGFQTNGHLLDEVRGITLIEAGLDRIFLSVDSATPDLFKSVRGGGNLSHVERALRALSGAQAQRPESRLEIGAEFVLMRDNFRELPDTAAWLAERGVTRLVVSHILPYGDIMADQPLFGVNTETSVRFFEKWAARARQEGIDLSRYLKILWKYKKSPEERRIVEFVNTMATLAVREDIPFHVGNLMSGDDLDQAEEVFRKAETVARERGLSLVLPPLRPLNGRACHAVEQGGAFVTWDGRVSPCHFLWRGFNCYFYGRKKQVFPRFFGELHQMPLLEIWNSPAYKEFRASVLRRGYPHCPGCNVYPCSEVETTDFEFDCYGETIPCGDCPWSMGLLQCMGQENEDYSR